Proteins from one Procambarus clarkii isolate CNS0578487 chromosome 72, FALCON_Pclarkii_2.0, whole genome shotgun sequence genomic window:
- the LOC123748714 gene encoding uncharacterized protein, which produces MDSKNPILRNALQRLCPSCNIIVNINQHVCKCGYRLFYVKRKAQPESQAQANIKRSEKKKHIPVVHDELHKSVQDLQHQKKLKEIEEEITRLRAIMIPKITTQKGGQLCTLALRLEKAEL; this is translated from the exons ATGGATTCCAAAAATCCAA TCCTGAGAAACGCTTTACAGCGATTATGTCCCTCATGTAATATTATCGTGAACATTAATCAACATGTCTGCAAGTGTGGCTATAGGCTTTTTTATGTCAAACGTAAAGCTCAGCCGGAAAGCCAGGCTCAGGCAAATATCAAGAGatcagaaaagaaaaaacatatacctgttgtacatg ATGAGTTGCATAAAAGTGTGCAAGATTTACAACACCAAAAGAAATTGAAGGAGATTGAAGAGGAGATAACAAGGCTTCGAGCAATTATGATTCCCAAAATAACAACCCAAAAAGGCGGACAATTATGTACACTGGCACTTCGTCTAGAAAAAGCAGAGCTTTAG